A window of the Fuscovulum sp. genome harbors these coding sequences:
- the ileS gene encoding isoleucine--tRNA ligase, whose product MCADTTNTPDYRSTVFLPETDFPMRAGLPQREPEWLERWARIGIYDRLREKQGRVPFVLHDGPPYANGHLHIGHALNKVLKDMVVRSQQMMGRDARYVPGWDCHGLPIEWKIEEQYRAKGLNKDDVDVVAFRQECRRFAEGWIDVQREEFKRLGITGNWADPYLTMDYHAEAVIADEFMKFVMNGSLYQGSKPVMWSPVEKTALAEAEVEYHDHTSHTIWVRFPVVAAGDAMFTKTRTDVVIWTTTPWTIPQNRAISFGPEIGYGLYEIIGRPADSTATIGQRLIVADKLAEAVFTQAKLAGPEFVRRLCDVAAADLATMVCAHPFRGVEGGLAEWDFDVPMLPGDHVTDDAGTGFVHTAPSHGDDDYQMGLKFGLPMTYNVEPDGSYRADLPLFGGQAILTAEGKEGPANVSVIKQLAYSGALFAKGKLKHSYPHSWRSKAPLIYRNTPQWFVAIDRTLEDGMSTYGDTIRKRALNSINQLVEWTPVTGRNRLHSMIEARPDWVLSRQRAWGVPLTCFVKKGAKPTDADYLLRNAEVNARIKAAFEAEGADVWYVNGFKERVLSGLVNPEDYTQVFDVLDVWFDSGSTHAFVLRDRADGAADGIADLYLEGTDQHRGWFHSSMLQACGTKGRAPYRGVLTHGFTLDEKGMKMSKSLGNTVAPQEVIDEYGADILRLWVAQSDYTIDLRIGKEILKGVADSYRRLRNTLRFLLGNLAGFTEAERVSVDEMPELEQWVLHRLAELDAEVRAGYGRYDFQGVFQKLFTFATTDLSAVYFDIRKDSLYCDAPGSLRRRAARTVLDALFHRLTTWLAPILVFTMEDVWLSRFPGEGDSVHLHDIPETPAAWLNPALAAKWDRIRAVRRVVTGALEVQRTAKVIGASLEADPVVHVDAETARMLEGVDFADLCITSSISVSTGAAPEGAFTLADVAGVAVVFREAGGEKCERCWKVLPDVGTHSHAGVCARCDEALG is encoded by the coding sequence ATGTGCGCCGACACGACGAATACGCCCGACTATCGTTCCACCGTTTTCCTGCCCGAGACCGACTTTCCCATGCGCGCGGGGTTGCCGCAGCGCGAGCCGGAATGGCTGGAGCGTTGGGCGCGGATCGGGATCTATGACCGGCTGCGGGAAAAGCAGGGGCGGGTGCCGTTTGTGCTGCATGATGGCCCTCCTTACGCCAACGGGCATCTGCATATCGGCCACGCGCTGAACAAGGTGCTGAAGGATATGGTGGTGCGCAGCCAGCAGATGATGGGGCGTGACGCGCGCTATGTGCCGGGCTGGGATTGCCACGGCCTGCCCATCGAATGGAAGATCGAAGAGCAGTACCGCGCCAAGGGGTTGAACAAGGATGACGTGGACGTGGTGGCCTTCCGTCAGGAATGCCGCCGCTTTGCCGAGGGCTGGATCGACGTTCAGCGCGAAGAGTTCAAGCGGCTGGGGATCACGGGCAACTGGGCCGATCCTTACCTGACGATGGATTATCATGCGGAAGCGGTGATCGCGGACGAGTTCATGAAATTCGTGATGAACGGGTCGCTCTATCAGGGGTCAAAGCCCGTGATGTGGTCGCCGGTGGAGAAAACCGCGCTGGCCGAGGCGGAGGTGGAGTATCACGATCACACCAGCCACACGATCTGGGTTCGGTTTCCGGTTGTGGCGGCGGGGGACGCGATGTTCACCAAGACGCGGACGGATGTGGTGATCTGGACCACGACGCCTTGGACCATCCCGCAGAACCGGGCGATCAGTTTCGGGCCGGAAATCGGCTATGGCCTGTATGAGATCATCGGGCGGCCTGCCGACAGCACGGCGACCATCGGGCAGCGGTTGATTGTGGCCGACAAGCTGGCCGAGGCGGTATTCACGCAGGCCAAGCTGGCGGGGCCGGAGTTTGTGCGGCGGCTGTGCGATGTGGCGGCGGCTGACCTTGCCACGATGGTTTGCGCGCATCCGTTCCGGGGCGTTGAGGGTGGATTGGCCGAGTGGGATTTCGACGTGCCGATGCTGCCGGGGGACCATGTGACCGATGATGCGGGCACGGGGTTTGTGCATACTGCGCCGTCGCACGGGGATGACGACTATCAGATGGGCCTGAAGTTCGGCCTGCCGATGACCTATAACGTCGAGCCCGATGGCAGCTATCGCGCCGATCTGCCGCTGTTCGGGGGGCAGGCGATCCTGACGGCCGAGGGCAAGGAAGGCCCGGCGAATGTGAGCGTTATCAAGCAGTTGGCCTATAGTGGTGCGCTGTTTGCCAAGGGCAAGCTGAAGCATTCCTATCCGCATTCGTGGCGGTCCAAGGCGCCGCTGATCTATCGCAACACACCGCAATGGTTTGTGGCGATTGACCGGACGCTTGAGGATGGCATGTCCACCTATGGCGACACGATCCGCAAGCGGGCGCTGAATTCGATCAACCAGTTGGTGGAATGGACGCCGGTGACCGGGCGCAACCGTCTGCATTCAATGATCGAAGCGCGGCCGGATTGGGTGCTGTCGCGCCAGCGGGCATGGGGTGTGCCGCTGACCTGCTTCGTGAAGAAGGGGGCCAAGCCCACGGATGCCGATTACCTGCTGCGGAATGCCGAGGTGAACGCGCGCATCAAGGCGGCGTTCGAGGCCGAGGGGGCGGATGTCTGGTATGTGAACGGGTTCAAGGAGCGGGTGCTTTCGGGCCTCGTGAACCCCGAGGATTACACCCAGGTCTTTGACGTGCTGGATGTGTGGTTCGATAGCGGGTCCACCCATGCTTTTGTGCTGCGCGACCGGGCAGATGGGGCGGCTGACGGGATTGCCGACCTGTATCTGGAAGGCACCGACCAGCATCGCGGGTGGTTCCATTCCAGCATGTTGCAGGCCTGTGGGACCAAGGGCCGCGCGCCTTACCGGGGTGTGCTGACGCATGGCTTCACGCTGGACGAGAAGGGCATGAAGATGTCCAAGTCGTTGGGCAATACCGTGGCCCCGCAAGAGGTGATCGACGAATACGGCGCCGATATCCTGCGGCTGTGGGTGGCGCAGTCGGATTACACGATCGACCTGCGGATCGGGAAGGAAATCCTGAAAGGGGTGGCCGACAGCTATCGCCGGTTGCGCAACACGCTGCGGTTCCTGCTGGGCAATCTGGCGGGGTTCACGGAAGCCGAGCGGGTGTCTGTTGACGAGATGCCGGAGCTGGAACAGTGGGTGCTGCACCGGTTGGCAGAGTTGGATGCCGAAGTGCGCGCGGGCTATGGGCGATACGATTTCCAGGGCGTGTTCCAGAAGCTGTTCACCTTTGCGACGACGGACCTGTCAGCGGTGTATTTCGATATCCGCAAGGACAGCCTGTATTGTGATGCACCCGGCAGCTTGCGGCGGCGGGCGGCGCGGACGGTGCTGGATGCGCTGTTCCATAGGCTGACGACATGGCTTGCGCCGATCCTCGTGTTCACGATGGAAGATGTCTGGCTGTCGCGTTTCCCCGGCGAGGGGGATTCGGTCCATCTGCATGACATTCCCGAAACGCCGGCTGCGTGGCTGAACCCGGCGCTGGCGGCGAAATGGGACCGGATCCGCGCGGTGCGCCGGGTGGTGACGGGCGCGCTGGAGGTGCAGCGGACGGCCAAGGTGATTGGTGCATCGCTGGAGGCGGACCCGGTGGTTCATGTCGATGCCGAGACGGCACGGATGCTGGAAGGCGTGGATTTCGCCGATCTGTGCATCACCTCCAGCATCAGCGTTTCCACCGGGGCGGCACCCGAAGGGGCCTTTACGCTGGCTGATGTGGCGGGCGTGGCTGTGGTGTTCCGGGAAGCGGGCGGCGAGAAGTGCGAACGCTGCTGGAAAGTGCTGCCCGATGTGGGCACGCATTCCCATGCCGGGGTCTGCGCGCGCTGTGATGAAGCCCTCGGATGA
- a CDS encoding primosomal protein N' has translation MYDRTYQAGDLVGVLTTEPLGRVLDYRAPEGGCGDGDFVEVPLGPRRVLGVVWGKGRGDWDIAKVRPVGRVLDAPPMRLELRQFLTRAADYTLTPLPQMLRLATRSPGLMEGAATRRVYRLGGAVPNSLTDARHRVVEVLRSFAGAPMTIGELVEEAGCGASVVKGLVKLGVVIEEEAPRDLPFPLLDPKGGPDLQGDQVAAADALVASVAAGEYATTLLKGVTGSGKTEVYLEAVAECLRAGRQALVLLPEIALTAEFLKRVEARFGARPAEWHSGVTQTERRRVWKMVAQGGASFVVGARSALFLPFQRLGLIVVDEEHDTSYKQEEGVLYNARDMAVLRAAIVGCPVVLASATPSLETWANVEAGKYGRLDLSARFGAAEMPDVRAVDMRGEKLAADRWIGERLAAEVAARTAKGEQSLLFLNRRGYAPVTLCRACGHQVGCDQCDARMVEHRFQKRLVCHQCGATKPVPVACPACGVEGRMAAVGPGVERLAEEVAARFPDARVAVLSSDLFGSARALKAQIEEIAAGAADIIIGTQIVAKGHNFPLLTLVGVIDADLGLQGSDLRAAERTFQLMRQVAGRAGRMEGMKGVALLQTHQPEHPVIRAILGGDEEAFWKAEAAERRAAGVPPYGRMAGVILSSPDVAQVFDFAGELARRDGPLRRVGAQVFGPAPAPIARVRGRHRVRLLVKAEKGVALQAALAEWVAQLKPPANLRLAIDIDPQSFL, from the coding sequence TTGTATGACCGGACCTATCAGGCGGGCGACCTTGTCGGTGTTCTGACGACCGAGCCTTTGGGGCGCGTGCTGGATTACCGCGCGCCGGAGGGGGGCTGCGGCGACGGGGATTTCGTCGAGGTGCCGCTGGGGCCGCGCCGGGTGCTGGGCGTGGTCTGGGGCAAGGGGCGGGGCGATTGGGATATTGCCAAGGTGCGCCCTGTGGGGCGGGTGCTGGATGCGCCACCGATGCGGTTGGAATTGCGACAGTTTCTGACACGGGCCGCGGATTACACGCTGACGCCGCTGCCGCAGATGCTGCGCCTTGCGACGCGGTCGCCGGGGTTGATGGAGGGGGCGGCGACGCGGCGGGTGTATCGGCTGGGCGGCGCGGTACCGAACAGCCTGACCGATGCGCGGCACCGGGTGGTGGAGGTGCTGCGCAGCTTTGCTGGTGCGCCGATGACGATTGGCGAATTGGTGGAAGAGGCGGGCTGTGGCGCGTCTGTCGTGAAGGGGCTGGTGAAGCTGGGGGTGGTGATCGAGGAGGAGGCGCCGCGCGATCTGCCATTCCCACTGCTGGACCCCAAGGGCGGGCCGGATCTGCAGGGCGATCAGGTGGCGGCGGCGGATGCACTCGTCGCGTCGGTGGCGGCGGGGGAATATGCCACGACGCTGCTGAAGGGGGTGACGGGGTCGGGCAAGACCGAGGTTTATCTGGAGGCGGTGGCGGAGTGCCTGCGCGCGGGGCGGCAGGCGTTGGTGCTGTTGCCCGAGATTGCGCTGACGGCAGAGTTCCTGAAGCGGGTGGAGGCGCGGTTTGGCGCGCGGCCTGCAGAATGGCATTCGGGCGTGACGCAGACGGAACGGCGGCGGGTGTGGAAGATGGTGGCGCAGGGCGGCGCGTCCTTCGTTGTGGGTGCGCGGTCGGCGCTTTTCCTGCCGTTTCAACGGCTTGGCCTGATCGTGGTGGATGAGGAACATGACACCTCCTACAAGCAGGAGGAGGGCGTTCTGTACAATGCGCGCGACATGGCGGTGCTGCGGGCGGCGATTGTGGGCTGCCCGGTGGTGTTGGCCAGTGCGACGCCGTCGCTGGAGACATGGGCCAATGTCGAGGCGGGGAAGTATGGGCGGCTGGATCTGAGCGCGCGGTTCGGGGCGGCGGAGATGCCGGATGTGCGGGCGGTAGACATGCGCGGCGAAAAGCTGGCGGCGGATCGCTGGATCGGCGAGCGGCTGGCGGCTGAGGTGGCCGCGCGGACGGCGAAGGGGGAGCAGTCGCTGCTGTTCCTGAACCGGCGGGGCTATGCGCCGGTGACGCTGTGCCGGGCTTGCGGGCATCAGGTCGGGTGTGACCAGTGCGACGCGCGGATGGTAGAGCACCGGTTTCAGAAGCGGCTGGTCTGCCATCAATGCGGGGCGACGAAGCCGGTTCCCGTGGCCTGCCCGGCCTGCGGGGTTGAGGGGCGCATGGCCGCCGTGGGGCCGGGGGTGGAACGGCTGGCGGAAGAGGTGGCGGCGCGGTTCCCCGATGCGCGGGTGGCGGTGTTGTCATCGGACCTGTTCGGATCGGCGCGGGCCTTGAAGGCGCAGATCGAAGAGATCGCGGCGGGGGCGGCGGATATCATCATCGGCACGCAGATCGTGGCGAAGGGGCACAACTTTCCGTTACTCACCTTGGTGGGGGTGATTGATGCCGACCTTGGTTTGCAGGGGTCGGACCTGCGGGCGGCGGAGCGAACGTTTCAACTGATGCGGCAGGTGGCGGGGCGCGCGGGGCGGATGGAGGGGATGAAGGGCGTGGCGCTTTTGCAGACGCATCAGCCCGAGCATCCGGTGATCCGCGCCATTCTGGGTGGCGATGAAGAGGCCTTCTGGAAGGCCGAAGCGGCCGAGCGGCGGGCGGCGGGGGTGCCGCCCTATGGGCGCATGGCGGGGGTGATCCTGTCCAGCCCGGACGTAGCGCAGGTGTTTGATTTTGCAGGGGAACTTGCGCGGCGGGATGGGCCTTTGCGGCGGGTTGGGGCGCAGGTGTTCGGCCCTGCGCCCGCGCCGATTGCGCGGGTGCGCGGGCGGCATCGGGTGCGGTTGCTGGTGAAGGCGGAAAAGGGTGTGGCC
- a CDS encoding CDP-alcohol phosphatidyltransferase family protein gives MDIRFKALGVHLLTATGAVLSMFAMLAAVQEQWSLMFLWLVVALLVDGIDGPLARRYDVTKNWPTYDGVLMDLIVDYLTYVFIPAYALFKSGLLQGWTGWFAIIAIVYGSVVYFADTRMKTKDKSFAGFPACWNMVILVLFALHPIWWISLIVVVALTVGMFTNLKFVHPVRTARWRYVTLPMALGWVFFAGWAAWVDFNPQSWAHWGLVITSLYLTFAGIAQQIIPDRSIDRVS, from the coding sequence ATGGATATTCGTTTCAAGGCGCTTGGCGTTCACCTCCTCACCGCGACAGGTGCCGTCCTGTCCATGTTCGCCATGCTCGCCGCCGTGCAAGAACAGTGGAGCTTGATGTTCCTCTGGCTCGTCGTGGCCCTTCTGGTCGACGGCATCGACGGCCCCCTCGCCCGCCGCTATGACGTCACCAAGAACTGGCCCACCTATGACGGTGTCCTGATGGACCTGATCGTCGACTACCTCACCTACGTCTTCATCCCCGCCTATGCCCTGTTCAAATCCGGCCTTCTTCAGGGCTGGACGGGCTGGTTCGCCATCATCGCCATTGTCTACGGCTCGGTCGTCTATTTCGCCGACACGCGGATGAAGACAAAGGACAAATCCTTTGCCGGCTTCCCGGCCTGCTGGAACATGGTGATCCTTGTCCTTTTCGCCCTGCACCCGATCTGGTGGATCAGCCTGATCGTGGTCGTCGCGCTGACTGTGGGGATGTTCACCAACCTGAAATTCGTCCACCCCGTCCGCACCGCCCGCTGGCGCTATGTCACGCTGCCGATGGCACTGGGCTGGGTGTTCTTCGCGGGCTGGGCGGCCTGGGTCGATTTCAACCCGCAAAGCTGGGCGCATTGGGGGCTGGTCATCACCTCGCTTTACCTGACCTTTGCAGGGATCGCGCAGCAGATCATCCCCGATCGCAGCATCGACCGCGTCTCCTGA
- a CDS encoding DUF3253 domain-containing protein: protein MKPSDEGIAAVLTDLALRRGRGKTFCPSDAAKALSPDWRPLMPEVRRVAAGHPDVVVTQKGVPVDPVTARGPIRLGLR from the coding sequence ATGAAGCCCTCGGATGAGGGGATCGCGGCGGTCCTGACGGACCTTGCGTTGCGGCGGGGCAGGGGGAAGACCTTCTGCCCCTCTGACGCGGCCAAGGCGCTGTCGCCGGATTGGCGGCCCTTGATGCCCGAGGTGCGGCGGGTGGCGGCGGGGCATCCGGATGTGGTGGTCACGCAGAAGGGCGTGCCGGTTGATCCGGTCACGGCACGGGGGCCGATCCGGTTGGGGTTGCGCTAG
- a CDS encoding DMT family transporter has protein sequence MTFGVFLAVLAAAFLHALWNALIKVGTSKAGGMVILSIAEIPIGLTIALFCPWPNPEVWWWVLASGCTHFCYKSFLVFAYERGDLSRVYPIARGAAPMVVALVGAFTLADAISGKEYLGIAVLGLGILLMARGVFTQAEDRRLLPFALGSACATATYTMIDGLGARVSGDAVAYVAWVFVADGLIFTTGMLLWKGVDVIPRDRKAWGLATFASAASYGAYAVSVWAMTVAPLAVVAALRETSILFAVLIGWLVFGEKMGTEKAIASVVIVLGVVLTRL, from the coding sequence GTGACCTTTGGCGTCTTTCTGGCGGTTCTGGCTGCGGCATTCCTGCATGCGCTGTGGAATGCGCTGATCAAGGTGGGGACGTCCAAGGCGGGCGGGATGGTGATCCTGTCGATTGCCGAAATTCCCATCGGGTTGACGATCGCGCTGTTCTGCCCCTGGCCCAACCCTGAGGTGTGGTGGTGGGTGCTGGCGTCGGGCTGCACGCATTTTTGCTATAAGTCGTTTCTGGTGTTTGCCTATGAGCGTGGCGATCTGAGCCGGGTTTACCCGATTGCGCGGGGGGCCGCGCCGATGGTGGTGGCGCTGGTGGGGGCGTTCACGCTGGCCGATGCCATTTCCGGCAAGGAATATCTGGGCATTGCGGTGCTGGGCCTTGGCATCCTGCTGATGGCGCGGGGGGTGTTCACGCAAGCCGAAGATCGGCGGCTGTTGCCCTTTGCGCTGGGGTCGGCCTGCGCGACGGCGACCTATACGATGATCGACGGGCTGGGCGCGCGGGTGTCGGGCGATGCGGTGGCCTATGTGGCGTGGGTCTTCGTGGCGGATGGGCTGATCTTCACGACGGGGATGCTGTTGTGGAAGGGCGTGGATGTGATCCCGCGGGACCGCAAGGCCTGGGGGTTGGCGACGTTTGCGTCGGCCGCGTCTTATGGGGCTTATGCGGTGTCTGTCTGGGCGATGACGGTGGCTCCGCTGGCGGTGGTGGCCGCGCTGCGGGAGACGTCGATCCTGTTTGCGGTGCTGATCGGCTGGCTGGTGTTTGGCGAGAAGATGGGGACGGAGAAGGCGATTGCTTCTGTCGTGATCGTGCTGGGGGTGGTGTTGACGCGGCTGTAG
- a CDS encoding DUF484 family protein yields MIEPDLRDRLLSEPELLLEDREVMNALIAANERAMGSNIVDLRGIAMERLEARLDRLEDTHRSVIAAAYENLAGTNQVHRAILQMLDPLSFEEFLKTLATDVAGTLRVECVRLVLESVQPEDSPALLRKLGDVLFVAEPGFVTDYLAGGRNVPLRPVVLRQVQPDNDALYGERAGWIRSEALMRLDFGAGRLPGMLVFGAEDPHQFKPTHGTDLLAFFAGVFERTMRRWLS; encoded by the coding sequence ATGATCGAACCTGATTTGCGCGACCGGCTCCTGTCAGAGCCGGAATTGTTGCTGGAAGACCGCGAAGTGATGAACGCGCTCATCGCCGCGAATGAACGCGCGATGGGATCGAACATCGTCGATCTGCGCGGCATCGCGATGGAACGGCTCGAGGCGCGGCTTGACCGGTTGGAAGACACCCACCGCTCTGTTATCGCCGCCGCCTACGAAAACCTCGCCGGCACCAATCAGGTGCACCGCGCCATCCTCCAGATGCTCGACCCGCTCAGCTTTGAGGAATTCCTGAAAACCCTCGCCACCGATGTCGCAGGCACCCTGCGCGTGGAATGCGTGCGGCTGGTGCTGGAATCGGTCCAGCCCGAAGACAGCCCCGCCCTTCTGCGCAAACTGGGCGATGTGCTCTTCGTGGCCGAACCCGGTTTCGTGACCGACTACCTTGCCGGGGGCCGCAACGTCCCCCTGCGCCCGGTCGTGCTGCGTCAGGTCCAACCCGATAACGACGCCCTCTATGGCGAACGCGCCGGCTGGATCCGGTCCGAGGCGCTGATGCGTCTCGATTTCGGCGCAGGCCGCTTGCCGGGGATGCTGGTCTTCGGTGCCGAAGACCCGCATCAGTTCAAACCCACCCACGGCACCGACCTTCTGGCCTTCTTCGCCGGGGTCTTTGAACGGACCATGCGCCGCTGGCTGTCATGA
- the fsa gene encoding fructose-6-phosphate aldolase: MKFFVDTADVEAIAELNDLGMVDGVTTNPSLILKSGRDIIEVTREICSIVSGPVSAEVVALKAEDMIAEGRKLAEIAPNIAVKVPLTWDGLKTCKVLSGEGKMVNVTLCFSANQALLAAKAGATFISPFIGRLDDINLDGLELIGDIRQIYHNYGFETQILAASIRTANHVTQCALIGADVMTAPPSVIKAMASHVLTDKGLDQFMKDWAKTGQKIL; this comes from the coding sequence ATGAAATTCTTTGTGGACACCGCCGATGTCGAAGCGATCGCCGAGCTTAATGATCTGGGCATGGTCGATGGTGTCACCACCAACCCCTCGCTGATCCTGAAATCCGGCCGCGACATCATCGAGGTTACCCGCGAAATCTGTTCCATCGTCTCCGGTCCCGTCTCGGCCGAAGTGGTGGCGCTGAAAGCCGAAGACATGATCGCCGAAGGCCGCAAACTGGCCGAGATCGCGCCGAATATCGCGGTCAAGGTGCCGCTCACCTGGGATGGTCTGAAAACCTGCAAGGTGCTGTCGGGCGAAGGCAAGATGGTCAACGTCACGCTCTGCTTCTCGGCCAATCAGGCCCTGCTGGCCGCCAAGGCAGGCGCGACCTTCATCTCGCCCTTCATCGGGCGTCTGGATGACATCAACCTTGATGGTCTGGAACTGATCGGCGACATCCGCCAGATCTATCACAATTACGGGTTCGAAACCCAGATCCTCGCCGCCTCCATCCGCACCGCCAACCACGTCACCCAATGCGCCCTGATCGGCGCCGACGTGATGACCGCGCCTCCCTCGGTGATCAAGGCCATGGCGTCCCACGTCCTCACCGACAAGGGGCTGGATCAGTTCATGAAGGACTGGGCAAAAACGGGGCAGAAGATCCTCTGA
- a CDS encoding tyrosine recombinase XerC yields the protein MTALISPQQRDALDRWLTHLRALDGAAANTITAYGRDVAGYLSFLATHRGGAEGTAALTTLAIQDIRAWMAHERGRGLSARSLARALSAVKGFTAWLADRDGTDATAILTTRGPKFRRKLPRPLSEDGARAMLDTVGDQAREDWIAARDTAVVTLLYGCGLRISEALGLTGADHPLPDVLRITGKGDKTRLVPVLPTARAAVAQYARLCPYDLSRNAPLFRGARGGPLNPRLIALVMEKTRLQLGLPATATPHALRHSFATHLLSAGGDLRAIQELLGHASLSTTQAYTAVDAARLMEVYEKAHPRA from the coding sequence ATGACGGCCCTCATCTCCCCGCAACAGCGCGATGCGCTGGACCGCTGGCTCACCCATCTGCGCGCGCTGGATGGGGCGGCCGCCAACACCATCACCGCCTATGGCCGCGATGTGGCGGGATATCTCAGCTTCCTCGCCACCCATCGTGGCGGGGCCGAGGGCACGGCGGCGCTGACCACCCTCGCCATTCAGGACATCCGCGCCTGGATGGCGCATGAACGCGGGCGCGGCCTGTCGGCCCGCTCGCTCGCCCGCGCGCTGTCAGCCGTCAAGGGCTTCACCGCCTGGCTGGCGGATCGAGACGGCACGGATGCCACCGCGATCCTCACCACCCGCGGCCCGAAGTTCCGCCGCAAACTCCCCCGCCCACTATCCGAGGACGGCGCCCGCGCCATGCTCGATACCGTTGGCGATCAGGCGCGCGAAGACTGGATTGCCGCCCGCGATACCGCCGTGGTCACCCTCCTCTACGGCTGTGGCTTGCGGATATCCGAAGCGCTCGGCCTCACCGGGGCCGACCATCCGCTGCCCGATGTGCTGCGCATCACCGGCAAGGGCGACAAGACCCGCCTCGTCCCCGTCCTGCCCACCGCCCGCGCCGCCGTCGCCCAATACGCCCGCCTCTGCCCCTATGACCTGTCCCGCAACGCCCCCCTGTTTCGCGGCGCGCGCGGCGGCCCGCTCAACCCCCGGCTCATCGCGCTGGTGATGGAAAAGACCCGCCTCCAGCTTGGCCTTCCTGCGACAGCCACCCCCCACGCCCTGCGGCACAGCTTTGCCACGCATCTGCTCTCCGCAGGTGGCGATCTGCGCGCGATACAGGAACTGCTCGGTCACGCATCTCTGTCCACAACGCAGGCATATACCGCCGTGGATGCCGCCAGATTGATGGAAGTCTACGAAAAGGCGCATCCCCGCGCCTGA